The following DNA comes from Camelina sativa cultivar DH55 chromosome 14, Cs, whole genome shotgun sequence.
TAATTCTAATGAaatggttttgacttttgagattgaaatcTCTAAGTTTTTTTACCTGTTAAGATTATTTGGAAGAGGGTATAGGAATTCTCATTCTTTAGGAATAAGCTCTAAGTGGTGTTGTTCATGTGGTGGGTGCAGTTTGTGAATGATCTTCATGCTCTCATTAGTCCTGTTCCCAAAGGGACTCCACTCCCGCTTCTTCTGCTCGGAAAGGTAATGTTGTTGCTTGCTTGCTTTCAGAgcttgtttctttttccaactAAATTGATTGATCTGATTCATGTTCTGATTTTGGCAGTCTAAAAACGCGTTGCTCTCTACATTCTTGTTCCTCGATCAAATTGTCTGGCTTGGCAGGACTGGGATTTACAAGGTGGGGACAAGTctccattatttttatttttttctgatcaAGGAAGTCTGCATTATAAGAGACTTATTTTCTCAGGTTAAACTGaggttttctctgtttctgttccgAATCTGCTGTTATTACAGGACAAAGAACGCGCTGAGCTTCTTGGACGTATATCCCTCTTCTGTTGGATGGGCTCATCGGTCTGCACATCCTTGGTTGAGGTTTGTTCACTGCCACTGTATTGTTAATCATCTCTGGTTCAAATGCAGTAAATAATGGCTAGTAACTTTTCGAGATGTTTAGGTTGGGGAGCTTGGTAGGCTGTCAGCATCAATTAAGAAGTTAGAAAAGGAGATAGGGAATAAGGATAAACATCAGGTAAGATTCCTCAAGCCAtgattctctttctttattgGAGTGAAGAAGAAATTTTACTGATTATGGATATAAGATATTTATGCAGAACGAGCAGTATAGTGCGAAACTAGAGAAATCAAAGGAGAGTTCGTTGGCTCTGGTGAAAGCAGGGATGGATGTAGTTGTTGCTTTTGGATTGCTTCAACTGGCTCCGAAGAAAGTCACTCCACGAGTCACAGGCGCATTCGGATTCGCCTCCTCTCTTATCTCTTGCTACCAGGTATTTTTTTCAGGAAAACATTTTGCTATGTGTGTTGCAATCTTGCTTCGGGATCAGTTCAATGACTTATAACCATAAAATTCTATCGCTTTGTGCAGTTATTGCCGTCACATGCCAAGTCCAAGACGGTCTGAGAAAAGGGAAAGATAGAAAAAGTATTGTAGCTAGTTTCAGGCATGTCCAGATGTTCCATATATATAGTCTGGTAATTTGTGTTTCCCCTGTTTTTTAAGACTTGCTGTTAAATTTGTCTTGATTGATACGTTTTGTTTGTGTTAGATGTTGTGGTATAGCATGATGATAAACGTTTGCAGTCCCTCCgtagaataataaaaatcaacatTGCGGAACCCCACACTAATAGTATATTCGTAGGGTAATTGTGTCAAAATCCAAGGAAGCTTCGTCCTGATTCTGAGAAAATCTGTTGATGCATGATAGTAGTAATAAACTCTGCTACTATCGtcgaagaaaataaaactttgttGATGCATCATCTCCACCATTTCATTGagcaaattaaataaataagactGATACAAGGCAAAAGAGTGGAAGAAAGATAAACCCCCGCCCCTCAAATAAAACGCTAGCTAGCTATA
Coding sequences within:
- the LOC104738610 gene encoding peroxisomal membrane protein 11C-like, with amino-acid sequence MSTLESTRAELGLVVVYLNKAEARDKICRAIQYGSKFLSDGQPGTAQSVDKSTSLARKVFRLFKFVNDLHALISPVPKGTPLPLLLLGKSKNALLSTFLFLDQIVWLGRTGIYKDKERAELLGRISLFCWMGSSVCTSLVEVGELGRLSASIKKLEKEIGNKDKHQNEQYSAKLEKSKESSLALVKAGMDVVVAFGLLQLAPKKVTPRVTGAFGFASSLISCYQLLPSHAKSKTV